A genomic region of Glycine max cultivar Williams 82 chromosome 15, Glycine_max_v4.0, whole genome shotgun sequence contains the following coding sequences:
- the LOC100808316 gene encoding probable leucine-rich repeat receptor-like protein kinase At1g35710: protein MVFIFPTLLSMKLQPFWLLLVTCFCAFAMASPPSYDAFASSEIATEANALLKWKASLDNQSQASLSSWTGNNPCNWLGISCHDSNSVSNINLTNAGLRGTFQSLNFSLLPNILILNMSHNFLSGSIPPQIDALSNLNTLDLSTNKLSGSIPSSIGNLSKLSYLNLRTNDLSGTIPSEITQLIDLHELWLGENIISGPLPQEIGRLRNLRILDTPFSNLTGTIPISIEKLNNLSYLDLGFNNLSGNIPRGIWHMDLKFLSFADNNFNGSMPEEIGMLENVIHLDMRQCNFNGSIPREIGKLVNLKILYLGGNHFSGSIPREIGFLKQLGELDLSNNFLSGKIPSTIGNLSSLNYLYLYRNSLSGSIPDEVGNLHSLFTIQLLDNSLSGPIPASIGNLINLNSIRLNGNKLSGSIPSTIGNLTNLEVLSLFDNQLSGKIPTDFNRLTALKNLQLADNNFVGYLPRNVCIGGKLVNFTASNNNFTGPIPKSLKNFSSLVRVRLQQNQLTGDITDAFGVLPNLYFIELSDNNFYGHLSPNWGKFGSLTSLKISNNNLSGVIPPELGGATKLELLHLFSNHLTGNIPQDLCNLTLFDLSLNNNNLTGNVPKEIASMQKLRTLKLGSNNLSGLIPKQLGNLLYLLDMSLSQNKFQGNIPSELGKLKFLTSLDLSGNSLRGTIPSTFGELKSLETLNLSHNNLSGDLSSFDDMISLTSIDISYNQFEGPLPKTVAFNNAKIEALRNNKGLCGNVTGLERCPTSSGKSHNHMRKKVITVILPITLGILIMALFVFGVSYYLCQASTKKEEQATNLQTPNIFAIWSFDGKMIFENIIEATENFDSKHLIGVGGQGCVYKAVLPTGLVVAVKKLHSVPNGEMLNQKAFTSEIQALTEIRHRNIVKLYGFCSHSQFSFLVCEFLEKGSVEKILKDDDQAVAFDWNKRVNVVKCVANALFYMHHDCSPPIVHRDISSKNVLLDSEYVAHVSDFGTAKFLNPNSSNWTSFVGTFGYAAPELAYTMEVNEKCDVYSFGVLAWEILLGKHPGDVISSLLLSSSSNGVTSTLDNMALMENLDERLPHPTKPIVKEVASIAKIAIACLTESPRSRPTMEHVANELEMS from the exons ATGGTGTTCATATTTCCAACGCTTCTGTCCATGAAGCTCCAACCATTTTGGCTGCTTCTTGTAACGTGTTTTTGTGCATTTGCAATGGCCTCTCCTCCTTCTTATGATGCCTTTGCTTCTTCTGAGATTGCCACAGAAGCAAATGCTTTGCTGAAATGGAAAGCCAGCCTTGacaaccaaagtcaagcttctcTCTCTTCATGGACCGGCAATAATCCTTGCAATTGGCTTGGAATTTCATGTCATGACTCCAATTCTGTTTCCAACATAAACCTTACAAATGCTGGATTAAGAGGTACGTTTCAAAGTCTTAACTTCTCATTACTTCCAAACATCCTCATTCTGAATATGAGCCACAACTTTTTGTCTGGAAGTATTCCTCCTCAAATTGATGCCTTGTCCAATCTCAACACTCTTGACTTGTCCACTAATAAACTCTCTGGTAGCATTCCCAGTAGCATTGGTAATCTGTCCAAACTTTCATATCTTAATCTTCGTACCAATGATCTCTCTGGGACTATTCCTTCTGAAATAACACAGTTGATTGACCTTCATGAATTGTGGCTGGGTGAAAATATTATCAGTGGACCCCTTCCTCAAGAAATAGGTAGATTGAGGAATCTGAGAATACTTGATACTCCTTTTTCCAATCTCACAGGGACAATCCCAATCTCTATAGAAAAGTTAAACAATTTGTCTTATCTAGATTTAGGATTCAACAACCTTTCTGGCAACATTCCTCGGGGGATTTGGCATATGGACCTAAAGTTTTTGTCATTTGCAGATAATAATTTCAATGGTTCCATGCCCGAAGAAATTGGGATGTTGGAAAATGTAATACATCTTGATATGAGGCAATGCAATTTCAACGGGTCCATTCCTCGTGAAATTGGGAAGTTGGTTAACCTCAAGATTCTATATCTTGGAGGTAATCATTTTTCTGGTTCCATTCCTCGTGAAATTGGTTTTTTGAAACAACTTGGTGAACTTGATTTGTCTAATAACTTTCTCTCTGGTAAAATTCCCTCTACAATTGGAAACTTGAGCAGTTTAAATTATCTTTACCTTTATAGAAACAGCTTATCTGGTTCTATCCCGGATGAAGTGGGAAATCTCCATTCACTTTTCACAATCCAACTGTTGGACAACAGCCTCTCTGGACCAATCCCGGCTTCCATAGGTAACTTGATCAATTTGAACTCTATTCGCCTTAATGGAAATAAACTCTCTGGATCCATTCCTTCCACTATTGGAAATTTAACAAACCTCGAGGTGTTATCTTTATTTGATAATCAACTTAGTGGCAAGATTCCAACAGATTTCAACAGGCTTACTGCTCTGAAAAATTTGCAGCTAGctgataataattttgttggCTATTTACCTCGCAACGTTTGCATTGGTGGAAAGTTGGTAAATTTTACCGCTAGTAATAACAACTTCACAGGCCCAATTCCAAAGAGTTTGAAAAATTTCTCCAGCCTTGTGAGAGTCAGGCTTCAACAAAACCAACTAACGGGTGATATAACAGATGCTTTTGGTGTACTTCCAAACTTGTACTTCATCGAATTGAGCGACAATAATTTTTATGGTCACCTTTCACCTAATTGGGGAAAGTTTGGTAGCCTCACAAGCCTCAAGATCTCCAACAATAATTTATCAGGTGTAATACCACCAGAACTAGGTGGGGCAACCAAATTAGAACTGCTTCACCTGTTCTCAAACCATCTTACAGGAAACATTCCACAAGATTTATGTAACTTGACCTTGTTTGATCTTTCACTCAACAACAATAATCTTACAGGAAATGTTCCCAAAGAAATAGCATCAATGCAGAAACTTCGAACTTTGAAGCTTGGATCAAATAATTTGTCTGGCTTAATCCCAAAACAACTTGGAAATTTGCTCTATTTATTGGACATGAGTCTGAGCCAAAATAAATTTCAGGGAAATATTCCTTCAGAGCTTGGCAAACTGAAATTTCTTACAAGTCTTGATCTTAGTGGAAATTCTTTGAGAGGAACAATACCTTCAACGTTTGGAGAATTAAAAAGCTTAGAAACATTGAATCTCTCTCACAATAATCTTTCAGGTGATCTCTCTAGCTTTGATGATATGATAAGCTTGACATCTATTGATATATCATACAACCAGTTTGAGGGCCCACTTCCTAAAACTGTAGCCTTCAACAATGCTAAAATTGAAGCATTGAGAAATAATAAAGGCTTGTGTGGAAATGTCACTGGCTTGGAGCGTTGCCCAACATCAAGTGGGAAATCTCATAATCATATGAGAAAGAAAGTCATAACAGTAATTTTACCCATTACTTTGGGCATTCTAATAATGGCATTATTTGTTTTTGGAGTCTCGTATTATTTATGCCAAGCTTCAACGAAAAAAGAAGAGCAGGCTACAAATTTACAAACTCCAAACATATTTGCAATATGGAGTTTTGATGGCAAAATGATATTCGAGAATATTATTGAAGCCACAGAAAACTTTGACAGCAAGCATCTCATTGGGGTTGGAGGGCAAGGATGTGTTTACAAGGCAGTGTTGCCTACAGGTCTAGTTGTTGCTGTGAAGAAACTCCATTCGGTTCCAAATGGAGAAATGCTCAATCAGAAAGCTTTCACAAGTGAGATCCAAGCTTTGACAGAAATTCGACACCGTAACATTGTAAAGTTATATGGGTTTTGTTCGCATTCACAATTCTCATTTTTGGTGTGTGAATTCCTGGAGAAGGGCAGTGTAGAGAAGATTTTGAAGGATGATGATCAAGCAGTTGCATTTGATTGGAACAAAAGGGTGAATGTTGTTAAATGTGTAGCAAATGCTTTATTCTATATGCACCATGACTGCTCGCCTCCAATTGTTCATCGTGATATATCAAGCAAGAATGTTCTTTTGGATTCAGAATATGTAGCTCATGTCTCAGACTTCGGAACAGCCAAGTTTCTTAATCCTAATTCATCCAATTGGACCTCATTTGTAGGAACCTTTGGATATGCTGCTCCAG AGCTTGCATACACAATGGAAGTTAATGAGAAATGTGATGTGTATAGTTTTGGGGTCCTAGCGTGGGAAATACTTTTAGGAAAGCACCCTGGTGATGTTATATCATCTTTATTGCTATCATCTTCGTCGAATGGTGTGACCTCAACACTTGATAATATGGCATTGATGGAGAACTTGGACGAACGTctccctcatccaacaaagcctATTGTTAAGGAGGTGGCATCAATTGCAAAGATAGCAATTGCCTGCCTGACTGAAAGTCCACGATCTCGCCCTACCATGGAGCACGTTGCCAATGAGCTTGAAATGTCATGA